A single window of Anaerocolumna chitinilytica DNA harbors:
- the secD gene encoding protein translocase subunit SecD, with amino-acid sequence MKNKKPVFFIVLLVAVAMAYLAAFGLQIGSFKIKGAPDIRFGIDIRGGVEAAFQAANLDRKPTPRELEAARSVIETRLDNKNILDRDVTIDKQNGYIIVRFPWKSDEKNFDPDNAIAELGETALLTFRDDDKNILVEGSHISNSAPELDKQTNQYVVSLTFDEKGTKLFADATAKLVGKNISIYMDDTLIQTAVVNESIPSGKAQISGHFTYDSAKALSDKINSGALPFSLITKNHNTISPTLGSGALDVMLEAGILAFAIICLLLMGYYRVPGVVACISLLIQTSGQILALSIPQMTLTLPGIAGVILSIGMGVDANVIVSERINEEIRSGKTVRSAISAGFKGAFSSVFDGNITVLIVGVILMIFGSGALLSFAYSLLTGIFFNFVAGVTASRLMIRSLSEYDALRKPSLYTCFSRRRTL; translated from the coding sequence ATGAAGAACAAGAAACCCGTATTTTTTATTGTTTTATTAGTAGCCGTAGCAATGGCATACCTGGCAGCATTCGGTTTGCAAATTGGCTCTTTTAAAATTAAAGGCGCTCCGGATATCCGTTTCGGTATCGATATTCGCGGTGGTGTTGAAGCAGCTTTCCAGGCAGCTAATTTAGACCGCAAGCCTACTCCTAGAGAATTAGAAGCCGCTCGTTCCGTTATTGAAACAAGACTTGATAATAAGAATATTCTTGACCGTGATGTAACAATTGATAAGCAAAACGGATATATTATTGTACGTTTCCCCTGGAAATCCGATGAGAAGAACTTCGATCCCGATAATGCGATTGCAGAATTAGGTGAGACTGCTCTTTTAACTTTCCGTGATGATGACAAAAATATATTAGTAGAAGGTTCTCATATAAGCAACAGTGCTCCTGAGCTTGACAAGCAGACAAACCAATATGTAGTCAGCCTTACCTTTGACGAAAAAGGAACAAAGCTTTTTGCTGATGCTACTGCAAAGCTTGTAGGAAAAAACATCAGTATTTATATGGATGATACACTTATCCAGACAGCTGTTGTAAATGAATCTATTCCAAGTGGTAAAGCTCAGATTTCCGGTCATTTTACTTATGATTCTGCGAAAGCACTATCTGATAAGATCAATTCCGGTGCTCTTCCTTTCTCATTGATCACTAAGAATCATAATACCATAAGCCCTACCCTTGGTTCCGGTGCTCTCGATGTTATGCTTGAAGCAGGTATCCTTGCATTTGCAATTATTTGTTTACTACTTATGGGTTACTATAGAGTACCCGGAGTTGTAGCATGTATCTCCCTTTTAATTCAGACCTCCGGTCAGATACTTGCTCTTTCCATCCCTCAGATGACACTGACTCTTCCCGGTATTGCAGGTGTAATCCTCTCCATCGGTATGGGTGTAGATGCAAACGTTATCGTATCTGAACGTATTAATGAAGAAATCCGTTCCGGTAAGACCGTTCGCTCTGCTATTTCTGCTGGTTTCAAAGGTGCTTTTTCATCCGTATTTGATGGTAATATCACCGTGTTAATCGTTGGTGTAATCCTTATGATATTTGGTTCAGGTGCTTTACTTTCCTTTGCTTACTCACTACTTACTGGTATCTTCTTTAACTTCGTAGCTGGTGTTACAGCATCAAGGCTTATGATACGCTCCTTAAGTGAGTACGATGCATTAAGAAAGCCTTCACTTTATACTTGCTTTTCAAGGAGGAGAACACTATGA
- a CDS encoding HD domain-containing protein, with translation MEVRSKDTEDLILRKILWLINVGDYSLLNRNIQHNSTSCFWHSIAVAYYSVKFAGMLGIKCNYEYLIVGALLHDYVFYDWHVKDKSHRLHGFRHPKLAWHNALKIKNLDKVEDDIIRKHMFPLTPCPPIYRESIIVCIIDKACSVYEVFNSRAYLNIMKKYSVHLNMV, from the coding sequence ATGGAAGTACGGAGTAAAGATACCGAGGACTTAATCCTCCGTAAAATATTATGGCTTATTAATGTAGGAGATTATAGCCTGCTAAACAGAAATATACAGCATAATTCAACCAGTTGTTTTTGGCACAGTATTGCGGTTGCATATTATAGTGTAAAGTTTGCCGGAATGTTGGGAATTAAATGCAATTACGAATACCTTATTGTAGGAGCGCTGCTCCACGATTATGTATTTTATGACTGGCATGTAAAAGACAAGAGTCATAGATTGCATGGTTTCAGACATCCGAAACTTGCCTGGCATAATGCCCTAAAAATCAAGAATCTGGATAAGGTAGAAGATGATATCATAAGAAAACATATGTTTCCGCTTACACCTTGTCCTCCAATTTATCGTGAAAGTATTATCGTATGTATCATCGATAAAGCATGTTCGGTGTATGAGGTATTTAATAGCAGAGCATATTTAAATATTATGAAGAAATATTCAGTGCATCTAAACATGGTATAA
- a CDS encoding ABC transporter substrate-binding protein yields MKKLKALVLVFLLLAVMVIPGCGKKYEKLDTGISGDISVMVWSGSGQYMEDIGHKDLTAADFTGQNEAAIYAMAKEFNKTYPNIKINVYAKVGDPNGNDKPWSQELEDFKAEHGKYPDIYASTDLAGDVARGMIADLSVFSDDPVYKSFNPSVMKMMNYYGFQAGLPQFIQPWGVYVNKELAEQNNIDVPPVDWNIDEYTAFATSGDNKKFWGAMDIPLSFINTGTKDINYSLFNYKGTGDHINLTSEAVTDLLSYVPTWVKSCIWAQNDVAAVPKEIMEANGNWGYNFFINNYCLSYDGDPWMMGAAADPTEGFWGTVKSSDWDIYPRPSTKYQENTIGIVLDPMALHNYAMDDGKPEWTDAEKNNLKVAYTFASFWAGSTDGMQARANQNFTDQGVEKTCLNDSFPLVTGDEFSKQMDIWYSTTTHQRYKDKDKMPGFQKVVELWEKGQFWDVSDKAYPYYITEDGTKKACNYEWSNYYNKDITGAFRVDANWLDQIKAKLPDWNTTINARFVESENQLKDGLKNYYGYTDDKFK; encoded by the coding sequence ATGAAAAAGTTAAAAGCGTTAGTACTCGTATTTTTGCTACTTGCAGTAATGGTAATACCAGGCTGCGGAAAGAAATACGAAAAGCTGGATACGGGAATATCGGGTGATATTTCAGTTATGGTATGGTCCGGTTCGGGACAGTATATGGAGGACATCGGGCATAAAGACTTAACCGCAGCAGATTTTACGGGACAAAATGAAGCAGCCATTTATGCAATGGCGAAAGAATTTAATAAGACCTATCCCAATATTAAGATTAATGTATATGCCAAGGTTGGGGATCCAAACGGAAACGATAAACCTTGGAGCCAGGAACTTGAAGATTTTAAAGCGGAACATGGAAAATATCCGGATATCTATGCGTCCACTGATCTTGCAGGTGATGTGGCAAGAGGTATGATAGCAGACCTTTCTGTTTTCTCTGACGACCCGGTTTACAAATCTTTTAATCCTTCGGTTATGAAGATGATGAATTATTATGGTTTCCAGGCAGGATTACCTCAGTTCATCCAGCCCTGGGGTGTATATGTAAACAAAGAATTAGCAGAACAGAATAATATCGATGTTCCGCCGGTTGATTGGAATATTGATGAATACACAGCATTTGCAACTTCAGGAGATAATAAAAAGTTCTGGGGAGCTATGGATATTCCGTTAAGCTTTATTAATACAGGAACCAAAGATATTAATTATTCTCTTTTTAATTATAAGGGTACAGGAGATCATATCAATCTGACTTCTGAAGCTGTAACAGATTTACTTTCCTATGTTCCTACTTGGGTAAAATCCTGTATCTGGGCACAAAATGATGTTGCTGCAGTACCGAAAGAAATTATGGAAGCCAATGGAAACTGGGGATATAACTTCTTTATTAACAACTATTGCCTTTCCTATGATGGTGATCCCTGGATGATGGGCGCCGCTGCTGATCCTACGGAAGGCTTCTGGGGAACTGTTAAATCTAGTGATTGGGATATTTATCCCAGACCCAGTACAAAGTATCAGGAAAATACAATTGGTATAGTTCTTGATCCTATGGCTTTACATAACTATGCAATGGATGACGGCAAACCTGAATGGACAGATGCAGAGAAGAATAACCTTAAAGTTGCTTATACTTTTGCTTCCTTCTGGGCAGGCAGTACTGATGGTATGCAGGCAAGAGCAAATCAGAACTTCACTGATCAAGGCGTAGAAAAAACCTGCTTAAATGACTCTTTCCCTCTGGTAACCGGAGATGAATTCTCTAAGCAGATGGATATCTGGTACTCAACAACTACACACCAGCGTTATAAGGATAAAGATAAGATGCCTGGCTTCCAGAAAGTAGTAGAGCTTTGGGAGAAGGGTCAATTCTGGGATGTATCCGATAAGGCATATCCTTATTATATAACGGAAGACGGTACCAAAAAGGCCTGCAACTATGAATGGTCCAATTATTATAATAAAGATATAACCGGTGCTTTTAGAGTAGATGCCAACTGGCTCGATCAGATCAAAGCAAAACTTCCTGACTGGAATACAACAATAAACGCCCGTTTTGTTGAATCTGAAAATCAATTAAAAGACGGACTGAAGAATTACTACGGTTATACCGACGACAAGTTCAAATAA
- a CDS encoding extracellular solute-binding protein, with translation MKKKKIIISVAAIAVIAVLAAAFYIIRNKTDYAEKVDDKKAEAAYQLLNDSLSSKSVKYTDLYEEHRETGTGEAKSYPENGINEENYPGKYVSLKYNESAEYIINAEKEGVYNIYLDYKPTGNSLSDFIASMEINGEVQFSEMDNIAFPLYWKDSTKSYPEDRYGDQVAPEQIRIEEWRNLPLYNYTYVSALPLEFKLKKGINTIIIKNASSDGLALGEMTIKAPEQNIMNYEDYKNNYSGDLVKGLYKVNSNDYLYKNSSQAIYSAINNPALSPQNSKRKLINTLSWNMPGTEVTYEFEAPAEGFYHLALHYQNKKEEMAVFDSIRIDGKVPFKELLNYAFPSTSGKWANEVLSDKNGTPYEIYLTKGKHTITIRSEQDPISVIERYSKLISEHVTQFELEITKITGSTNDKNRTWKMTKYIPQITDYLDAYETLIHYIQYHLQDYTERGIKSAIMSDLSKSLALIHKMQKYPDEISLYRDDLTGNDNSVLKAMGNFSSMLSEQDFSLDMIYFYGDKKLPKPNSNLLKALANNLKTVGNTFVSSKYSTKNEEDCLNIWVNRAVTHTDLMQKMADTEFTAKTGIKVKVSVMTDVNKLTLAASSGKTPDIALGLGSYVPFDLASRGALYDLTNFDDFWKVAGRSVPGAYVSYVFNEGVYAVPETLNFNTLIYRTDIFDKLKLTPPDTWQEVINMLPTLQRYGMNFYHNISSGVGYKWFYQTSPLIYQNNGKFYTEDGMHTAIDQPDAVKGIQELGDLFIAYSLDTQVGSFFNSFRYGVLPVGIVTLDDYLLIKNGAPELEGQWKLAPLPGTVQEDGSISRWFISNGMGGIIFKNSKQKEDAWEFLKWWTDYKTQVDYTYTLQSTYGKQFVWLSSNLEALKDSPIEQQDKNVIVDQVQWLRDVPRTPGQYLLERSISDIWNTMVFDGTSAQVAVDEKVIAINREIRRKMMEIGYCDSQGNLLKPYVIRDVDWITEHIEQAEREGK, from the coding sequence ATGAAAAAGAAAAAGATAATCATATCCGTAGCAGCTATTGCAGTGATAGCAGTACTTGCGGCTGCCTTTTATATCATACGCAATAAAACAGATTATGCAGAAAAGGTGGATGATAAGAAAGCAGAGGCTGCCTACCAACTATTAAATGATTCCTTAAGCAGTAAGTCAGTAAAATATACTGATCTTTACGAGGAGCATAGGGAAACGGGAACAGGGGAAGCCAAGAGCTACCCTGAAAATGGAATTAACGAAGAAAATTATCCGGGAAAATACGTTTCTTTAAAATATAATGAATCTGCTGAATATATAATCAATGCAGAGAAAGAGGGAGTTTATAATATTTATCTCGATTATAAGCCAACGGGAAATTCTCTCTCTGATTTCATTGCTTCCATGGAGATAAATGGTGAAGTTCAGTTCTCAGAGATGGACAATATTGCATTTCCTCTTTATTGGAAGGATAGTACAAAGAGCTATCCGGAAGACCGTTATGGAGATCAGGTTGCTCCGGAACAGATAAGAATAGAGGAATGGAGAAATCTGCCTCTGTATAACTATACTTATGTTTCAGCTTTGCCTTTGGAATTCAAATTAAAAAAGGGAATTAATACAATCATTATAAAGAATGCATCTTCTGACGGGCTTGCACTTGGCGAGATGACCATTAAAGCACCTGAGCAGAATATTATGAATTATGAGGATTACAAGAATAATTACAGTGGTGACCTGGTAAAAGGATTATATAAAGTTAATTCCAATGATTATCTTTATAAAAATTCATCTCAGGCAATTTACTCCGCTATCAATAATCCTGCACTATCACCGCAAAACAGTAAACGAAAATTAATCAATACTTTGTCATGGAACATGCCCGGTACGGAAGTAACCTATGAATTTGAGGCACCGGCGGAAGGCTTTTATCATTTGGCTTTACACTACCAAAATAAAAAAGAAGAAATGGCGGTATTTGATTCAATTCGAATAGATGGAAAGGTACCATTTAAAGAATTGTTAAACTATGCATTTCCATCCACTTCCGGGAAATGGGCAAATGAAGTATTGTCAGATAAAAATGGAACTCCTTATGAAATATATCTGACGAAAGGGAAGCATACGATTACAATTCGTTCTGAGCAGGATCCTATTTCGGTTATAGAACGTTATTCTAAACTTATTTCGGAACATGTTACCCAGTTTGAATTAGAAATCACAAAGATTACAGGTTCAACAAATGATAAGAACAGAACCTGGAAGATGACAAAATACATACCTCAGATAACTGACTATCTGGATGCTTATGAAACATTAATTCATTATATTCAATATCATTTACAGGATTATACAGAGAGAGGGATTAAGTCTGCTATTATGTCTGATTTAAGCAAATCTCTTGCTTTAATCCATAAAATGCAGAAATATCCTGATGAGATATCTCTGTACAGAGATGATTTGACTGGAAATGATAATTCTGTTTTAAAAGCAATGGGTAACTTTTCATCTATGTTGTCAGAACAGGATTTTTCACTGGATATGATATATTTTTATGGAGATAAAAAGCTTCCAAAGCCAAATTCCAATCTTTTAAAAGCATTAGCAAACAATTTGAAGACTGTTGGGAATACCTTCGTTTCCAGCAAGTATTCTACCAAAAATGAAGAAGACTGTTTAAATATTTGGGTTAATCGTGCTGTTACCCATACCGACCTTATGCAAAAGATGGCAGATACAGAGTTTACAGCGAAAACAGGAATTAAAGTTAAGGTATCTGTTATGACGGATGTAAATAAACTGACTCTGGCTGCTTCTTCCGGTAAGACTCCGGATATTGCACTGGGATTAGGGTCTTATGTACCTTTTGACCTCGCAAGCCGTGGGGCACTGTATGATTTGACTAATTTTGATGATTTCTGGAAGGTTGCAGGAAGGTCTGTACCTGGTGCTTATGTTTCCTATGTATTTAACGAAGGAGTATATGCAGTTCCAGAGACCTTAAATTTCAATACCCTCATATACCGCACAGATATTTTTGATAAGCTGAAGCTTACACCTCCGGATACCTGGCAGGAGGTAATAAACATGCTTCCGACTTTACAAAGGTACGGTATGAATTTTTATCATAATATATCAAGTGGTGTTGGATATAAATGGTTCTATCAGACTTCTCCTTTAATATACCAAAATAATGGAAAGTTCTATACGGAGGATGGTATGCATACGGCTATTGACCAACCGGATGCTGTAAAGGGAATTCAGGAACTTGGAGACCTGTTTATTGCTTATTCTCTTGATACCCAGGTGGGCTCCTTCTTTAATTCCTTCCGCTATGGTGTACTACCTGTAGGCATTGTTACCTTGGATGATTATCTCCTTATAAAAAATGGAGCCCCGGAACTGGAGGGACAGTGGAAATTAGCACCGTTACCAGGTACGGTTCAAGAGGATGGTTCCATCAGCAGATGGTTTATATCCAATGGTATGGGTGGGATCATTTTTAAGAATTCGAAGCAAAAAGAAGATGCCTGGGAATTTTTAAAGTGGTGGACAGATTATAAGACGCAGGTAGATTACACCTATACACTGCAATCAACCTATGGAAAGCAATTCGTATGGTTATCCTCTAATTTAGAAGCTTTAAAGGATTCGCCTATTGAACAACAGGATAAGAATGTTATCGTAGATCAGGTTCAATGGTTAAGGGATGTACCTCGTACTCCCGGACAATACCTGTTAGAGAGGTCCATATCCGATATCTGGAACACTATGGTATTTGATGGCACCTCGGCTCAGGTAGCAGTAGATGAGAAAGTTATCGCCATCAATCGTGAGATAAGGAGAAAAATGATGGAAATCGGATACTGTGACAGCCAGGGAAATCTTTTAAAACCCTATGTTATCAGAGATGTTGATTGGATAACGGAACATATAGAACAGGCAGAAAGGGAAGGTAAGTAA
- a CDS encoding carbohydrate ABC transporter permease, with amino-acid sequence MAFYNRVASPKGSGLKKRASRDKLSTFFLLLPYGLLFFTFIAVPVGMAIGLSFTYFDSINPPRFDGLLNYITLITQDEVFLKYVLPNTLEYAIIVGPGGYVLSFLLAWMLAQIQPIPRTLLSLALYTPSMVGQVFIGVIWTTIFSGDQRGILNHILIQLGMINQPIQFLLSADYIMQVMIFVSLWSSMGIGFLAMISGILNINEELYEAAYVDGLKNRFQEIIYITIPSMKPQMLFGAVMAIVNAFNMGWIGVKLSGSNPTPGYAGQLITNHIDDYGFLRYEMGYAAAASVVLLLIVTLFSKVAHSLFGEKE; translated from the coding sequence ATGGCATTCTATAATCGTGTAGCTTCCCCAAAGGGTTCAGGTTTGAAAAAACGGGCATCAAGAGATAAACTTTCCACGTTCTTTCTTTTGCTTCCCTATGGATTATTGTTTTTTACTTTCATCGCGGTACCGGTAGGAATGGCAATCGGACTTTCCTTTACCTATTTTGATTCCATCAATCCACCTAGGTTTGACGGATTACTGAATTATATCACTCTTATTACGCAGGATGAGGTTTTCTTAAAATATGTTTTGCCTAACACATTAGAGTATGCCATTATCGTTGGCCCTGGCGGATATGTACTTTCGTTTCTCTTAGCGTGGATGCTGGCTCAGATACAACCTATTCCAAGAACTCTGCTATCCCTGGCACTTTATACGCCTTCCATGGTCGGACAGGTATTTATCGGTGTTATCTGGACTACGATTTTCTCCGGTGACCAGAGAGGTATATTGAATCATATTCTGATACAGTTGGGAATGATTAACCAGCCAATTCAGTTTCTCTTATCAGCTGATTATATTATGCAGGTTATGATCTTTGTATCCTTATGGTCCTCCATGGGAATTGGCTTTTTAGCTATGATATCCGGTATTTTAAATATCAATGAAGAACTTTATGAAGCTGCTTATGTAGATGGGCTTAAGAACCGTTTCCAGGAGATTATCTATATAACGATTCCCTCCATGAAGCCTCAAATGCTCTTTGGTGCAGTTATGGCTATCGTAAATGCTTTTAATATGGGCTGGATTGGTGTGAAGTTATCAGGCAGTAATCCTACACCTGGTTATGCCGGACAGTTAATTACGAATCATATTGATGATTACGGTTTTCTCAGGTATGAAATGGGATATGCAGCGGCGGCATCTGTAGTATTACTATTAATTGTAACGCTGTTCTCAAAGGTTGCTCATAGCCTTTTTGGTGAGAAAGAATAG
- a CDS encoding carbohydrate ABC transporter permease — MSNFQGSKINPKRFSVSQLKFYVILIPLAVFMLLPVVFIINQAFKPLGELFAFPPKIFVSNPTMNNFKDLFSLVGLTGVPMARYLLNSLFITTVTVILNIIVTISAAYVFSKKKFKIKNSLFQINQMALMFVETAVLVPRYIVIEHLGLINNWLAHILPAIAMPVGLFLVKQFVDQIPDALIEAAIMDGAKDGKIIQKVIVPLTKPAIATSVVLTFQTIWNATEASNNYMNSETMRTLAFYLNSIATNNTVAASGMVAAASVILFVPNLIIFICMQSQVMNTMTHSGIK; from the coding sequence ATGTCTAATTTTCAAGGTTCTAAGATTAATCCAAAAAGATTTTCTGTATCGCAGCTTAAGTTTTATGTTATTTTGATTCCTTTGGCAGTGTTTATGCTTCTGCCGGTTGTTTTTATCATAAATCAGGCTTTTAAGCCTCTGGGAGAATTATTCGCATTCCCACCGAAAATTTTTGTTAGCAATCCGACTATGAATAATTTTAAAGACCTCTTTTCCTTAGTAGGTCTGACAGGAGTACCAATGGCCAGGTATCTCCTGAATTCCCTTTTTATAACTACAGTAACGGTAATCTTAAATATAATTGTTACAATCAGTGCGGCATATGTCTTTTCGAAAAAGAAATTCAAAATAAAGAATTCTCTTTTTCAGATAAATCAGATGGCATTGATGTTTGTAGAGACAGCGGTATTGGTACCAAGATATATAGTAATAGAGCATCTTGGACTTATTAATAACTGGCTTGCTCATATTCTTCCGGCTATTGCAATGCCTGTTGGTCTATTTTTGGTAAAACAATTCGTAGACCAGATTCCAGACGCCTTGATTGAAGCAGCAATAATGGATGGAGCTAAGGATGGCAAGATAATCCAGAAAGTTATTGTACCCCTAACAAAGCCTGCAATAGCAACCTCTGTTGTTTTAACCTTTCAGACAATTTGGAATGCTACGGAGGCATCGAACAATTATATGAATAGTGAGACCATGCGAACACTTGCATTTTATTTGAACTCCATTGCAACGAATAATACAGTGGCAGCATCCGGTATGGTAGCGGCAGCCTCAGTCATTCTTTTTGTTCCCAATCTGATTATTTTTATTTGTATGCAGTCACAGGTTATGAACACTATGACACATTCAGGAATTAAATAA
- a CDS encoding YIP1 family protein: MKKENRIMRIRRNLLAVRIAAMAMISLILTGCLLPPITVSASQATSYTYTLNEKGHYVRTQDAYLPDKTITDLGLMKPEDIYIDGNDMLYIADTQNKRIVKYNIQEGKISDILSFKEFTTPKGVFVTENGDIYVADVGAKKVFHFDKNFNLIESIGRPEAPSFSDTPFEPSKIAVDKSGNMYIIGEGVYNGVIQLSIAGEFLGYFTVNKTKLTFMQAMQNAIFTRAQLENLIPRVPTTFSNIFLDNKGIVYTTTIGSNNDGLKKHNTAGGNMFKDPVWSYDSLTDVFVDNQGIIYTSNSYGYIDVYSSSGELIFEFGSFISDLDISGLYTSLPSIAVDREGDIWTIDGDKGYVQSFKPTDYAKMVYNSIGLYEKGLYKEALDKWNEVLKLNEMSVLAHNGVGKAYLHAGQYKDAMEHFKVAGNRKYYSEAFWEVRNTWIQERLKYFVGVIFTLWLISFIVKNIDKKKRVREIRRNFWSKISSNHYLRGILYGFRVPRHPLDRYYDIRVKRGGSVFGATILYLLMFISFMAYQTKKGFVYQFKAVEDMDINAIVIGFFFLLFLFIVSNYLVTSIKEGDGSFKQVYMIPAYSMIPVITSMVSITALSYFLTTNEAFILTIILYIGVVWSIILIFIGFLTVHDYTFRENVMSLILTFIFMIIAAIMLLIIIIMWERLWQFLLTLGKEITQNVL; encoded by the coding sequence ATGAAAAAGGAAAATCGAATTATGAGAATAAGGCGTAACCTTTTGGCTGTCAGGATAGCAGCAATGGCAATGATTAGCCTTATACTTACAGGCTGCTTGCTGCCTCCGATTACGGTATCGGCTTCCCAGGCAACCAGTTATACTTATACTTTAAATGAAAAGGGCCATTATGTAAGGACTCAGGATGCATATCTGCCGGATAAGACAATAACTGATTTGGGTCTTATGAAGCCGGAAGATATATATATTGATGGGAACGACATGCTCTATATTGCCGATACCCAGAACAAGAGGATTGTAAAGTATAATATTCAGGAAGGAAAGATTTCTGATATCCTGAGTTTTAAGGAGTTTACTACCCCAAAAGGTGTTTTTGTAACGGAGAATGGTGACATCTATGTAGCGGATGTCGGAGCTAAAAAAGTATTTCATTTTGATAAAAACTTTAATTTAATTGAAAGTATCGGAAGGCCGGAGGCACCATCCTTTTCCGATACTCCCTTTGAACCATCTAAGATTGCAGTGGATAAGAGCGGTAATATGTATATAATCGGTGAAGGTGTATACAACGGAGTTATTCAGCTTAGCATTGCCGGTGAATTTCTTGGTTACTTTACTGTAAATAAAACAAAGCTGACTTTTATGCAAGCAATGCAGAATGCTATTTTCACCAGAGCTCAGCTGGAAAATCTGATACCAAGAGTTCCAACTACCTTTTCCAATATCTTTTTGGATAATAAAGGTATTGTTTATACAACGACCATAGGTTCCAATAATGATGGCTTAAAGAAGCATAATACTGCCGGAGGCAATATGTTTAAAGACCCGGTATGGAGTTACGATTCTTTAACAGACGTGTTTGTTGATAACCAGGGAATCATCTATACCAGTAACAGCTATGGTTACATTGATGTTTATTCCTCCAGTGGAGAGTTGATTTTTGAGTTCGGCTCTTTCATATCAGATCTAGATATATCGGGTCTCTATACATCACTGCCTTCCATAGCAGTGGACAGAGAGGGAGATATCTGGACCATTGACGGTGATAAAGGATATGTACAATCGTTTAAGCCTACCGATTATGCCAAAATGGTATACAATTCCATAGGTCTATACGAAAAAGGATTATATAAAGAAGCTTTGGATAAATGGAATGAGGTATTAAAATTAAATGAAATGTCTGTACTGGCCCATAACGGAGTCGGTAAAGCATATTTGCATGCCGGACAATATAAAGATGCTATGGAGCATTTTAAAGTAGCAGGTAATCGTAAGTACTATTCGGAAGCTTTCTGGGAAGTACGTAATACCTGGATACAGGAAAGACTAAAGTATTTTGTCGGAGTTATCTTTACTCTATGGCTGATATCTTTTATTGTGAAGAATATAGATAAAAAGAAAAGAGTACGTGAAATCCGCAGGAATTTCTGGAGTAAAATCAGCAGTAATCATTATTTAAGAGGTATCCTATATGGATTTAGAGTACCAAGGCATCCCCTGGACAGATATTATGATATTAGAGTAAAACGGGGAGGAAGTGTATTCGGTGCAACTATACTGTATCTCCTTATGTTTATATCATTTATGGCGTATCAAACGAAGAAAGGTTTTGTTTATCAATTCAAAGCTGTTGAAGATATGGATATTAATGCTATCGTAATCGGATTCTTTTTTCTGCTCTTTTTGTTTATTGTGAGCAATTACTTGGTTACTTCTATAAAAGAGGGTGACGGAAGTTTCAAGCAGGTATATATGATACCGGCTTATAGTATGATACCGGTGATTACGTCGATGGTTAGTATTACAGCATTATCTTATTTTCTGACTACCAATGAAGCCTTTATATTGACTATTATATTGTACATAGGCGTTGTCTGGAGCATTATTCTAATATTTATAGGATTTTTGACAGTACATGACTATACCTTCAGAGAAAATGTCATGAGTCTGATTTTAACCTTTATATTTATGATTATAGCGGCAATTATGCTGTTAATTATCATTATTATGTGGGAACGCTTATGGCAGTTCCTCCTGACATTAGGAAAGGAGATAACACAAAATGTTCTGTAA